In a genomic window of Minwuia thermotolerans:
- a CDS encoding vWA domain-containing protein: MIVRTLALIVLATLGLGIAGGAWAQDRTPLLIPGKTTLYQKILTRPGAATAEGPGAPGTQPLPPFTPLYVYQRHPVDGGGPAYLEVGSDAKGEVLGFLPETATVPWDHALVLAFTERANRERVLFFDEEQALDAWLASDDLTERAAEARQAADRRALPSDSPVISIEPEAYVDFASQFYMLPILEAKPKRLPSRRRAMAVRIASVTRAENEEKLGLLNSRENLAALGEFRAGVVFVIDASSSMQPYISRTREVMRGVLDRVEAAGLKDKVRFGVVGYRDDPAAVEGVEYLTRTFADPNEIDSTTGFQEAVEPLSASKVSTRSFSEDAFAALDHAMGRIDWQGFDARYLVLITDASARDASSPYATLKLTAGDMRRDIMGRSSALPTALYVLHLKTPVGRDDHARAEAQYTELARRDSGNSLYYPVPSGDPAAFESKVGALTDALVEQVERTRQAAQEGALPDAPEPPAETGAESDIRQSAADVGRAMALAYLGRVSGAQAPPMFQAWSIDRDLDNPAVEAFSVRLLLSKNQLSDLQRTMTATVDALDAGQIDPSDFFNQLRSAATAMGRDPNRVGQGETRNLAASGLMGEYLEGLPYQSRIMSLTEDDWQRMSVGEQQGIIDDVNSKVRLYQRFHDDSDRWIALNDGDDPGDWVYPVPLDALP, from the coding sequence ATGATCGTCCGAACGCTCGCACTGATCGTGCTGGCCACGCTGGGACTCGGCATTGCCGGCGGCGCATGGGCGCAGGACCGCACGCCGCTGCTCATTCCCGGCAAGACCACGCTCTACCAGAAGATTCTCACCCGACCCGGGGCCGCCACGGCCGAAGGCCCCGGCGCGCCCGGCACGCAGCCGCTGCCGCCCTTCACGCCGCTCTATGTCTATCAGCGCCATCCGGTGGACGGCGGCGGACCCGCCTATCTGGAAGTCGGATCCGATGCCAAAGGCGAGGTGCTGGGCTTCCTGCCGGAGACCGCGACGGTGCCGTGGGACCACGCCCTGGTGCTGGCCTTCACCGAGCGCGCCAATCGCGAAAGGGTGCTGTTCTTCGACGAGGAGCAGGCCCTGGACGCCTGGCTGGCGTCGGACGATCTGACCGAGCGCGCGGCCGAGGCGCGGCAGGCCGCCGACCGGCGTGCGCTGCCGTCCGACAGTCCGGTGATCTCGATCGAGCCGGAGGCCTATGTCGATTTTGCGAGCCAGTTCTATATGCTGCCGATCCTGGAGGCGAAGCCGAAGCGGCTGCCCAGCCGCCGCCGCGCCATGGCCGTACGCATCGCCAGCGTCACCCGCGCGGAGAACGAGGAGAAACTGGGCCTGCTCAACAGCCGCGAGAACCTCGCCGCACTGGGCGAGTTCCGCGCCGGCGTCGTCTTCGTCATCGACGCCTCCAGCTCCATGCAGCCCTATATCAGCCGCACGCGCGAGGTCATGCGCGGCGTGCTCGACCGCGTCGAGGCGGCAGGCCTGAAGGACAAGGTGCGCTTCGGCGTCGTCGGCTATCGCGACGATCCGGCCGCCGTCGAAGGCGTCGAATATCTCACCCGCACCTTCGCCGATCCGAACGAGATCGACAGCACCACCGGGTTCCAGGAAGCGGTCGAGCCGCTCAGCGCCTCGAAAGTTTCGACGCGCTCCTTCTCGGAGGATGCCTTCGCCGCGCTCGATCACGCCATGGGCCGCATCGACTGGCAGGGCTTCGACGCCCGCTATCTGGTGCTGATCACCGACGCCAGCGCCCGCGACGCATCCTCGCCCTATGCCACGCTGAAGCTCACCGCCGGCGACATGCGCCGCGACATCATGGGGCGCAGTTCCGCGCTGCCGACCGCGCTCTACGTGCTGCACCTGAAGACGCCCGTGGGCCGGGACGACCACGCCAGGGCGGAGGCCCAGTACACCGAGCTGGCGCGGCGGGATTCGGGCAACTCGCTCTACTATCCCGTGCCATCGGGCGATCCGGCGGCCTTCGAAAGCAAGGTGGGCGCCCTGACGGACGCCCTGGTCGAGCAGGTCGAACGGACACGGCAGGCCGCGCAGGAGGGCGCCCTGCCCGATGCACCCGAGCCCCCGGCGGAGACGGGCGCGGAATCCGATATCCGCCAGTCCGCCGCCGATGTCGGCCGGGCCATGGCGCTGGCCTATCTGGGCCGTGTCTCCGGGGCCCAGGCGCCGCCGATGTTCCAAGCCTGGTCGATCGACCGCGACCTCGACAACCCGGCCGTCGAGGCGTTCTCGGTACGGCTGTTGCTGTCGAAGAACCAGTTGAGCGACCTCCAGCGCACCATGACGGCTACGGTCGATGCCCTCGACGCCGGGCAGATCGACCCGAGCGATTTCTTCAACCAGCTGCGCAGCGCCGCCACCGCCATGGGCCGCGACCCGAACCGGGTGGGGCAGGGCGAGACCCGCAACCTCGCCGCCAGCGGCCTGATGGGCGAGTATCTTGAAGGGTTACCCTATCAGAGCCGGATCATGTCGCTGACCGAGGACGACTGGCAGCGCATGAGCGTCGGCGAGCAGCAGGGCATCATCGACGACGTGAACTCCAAGGTCCGTCTCTACCAGCGTTTCCATGACGATTCCGACCGCTGGATCGCGCTCAATGACGGTGACGATCCCGGCGACTGGGTCTATCCCGTGCCGCTGGACGCGCTTCCCTGA
- a CDS encoding ABC transporter ATP-binding protein, with protein MTEALLDLEGVERRRGDGFRLVIDRFRLAPGGRVAIVGPSGSGKSTFLDLIAMTLRPDSAERMTICPGDAAEAVDVARLWREKRRSQVRDIRARHFGYVLQTGGLAPFLSLRENAMLSRRLLGRDDPGPVPELFRRLGIENLGRRKPRRVSIGERQRAAVIRALAHEPAIVLADEPTASLDQTNALDVMTLLTRTVGSQGAALILVTHDRALAEGFGLPLAECRHDPATRTSTIGFES; from the coding sequence ATGACCGAGGCCCTGCTGGATCTGGAAGGCGTCGAACGGCGGCGCGGCGACGGCTTTCGCCTGGTCATCGACCGGTTCCGCCTGGCACCAGGCGGCCGCGTCGCCATCGTCGGGCCCAGCGGCTCCGGCAAGAGCACCTTTCTCGACCTGATCGCCATGACACTGCGGCCCGACAGTGCGGAGCGGATGACGATCTGTCCCGGGGATGCCGCGGAGGCAGTGGACGTGGCCCGGCTCTGGCGGGAGAAGCGGCGGAGCCAGGTGCGCGACATCCGCGCCCGGCACTTCGGCTATGTCCTGCAGACCGGCGGGCTGGCGCCGTTCCTCAGTCTCAGGGAGAACGCCATGCTCTCCCGCCGGTTACTGGGCCGCGACGACCCCGGTCCGGTGCCGGAGCTGTTCCGCCGGCTCGGCATCGAGAATCTGGGTCGGCGCAAGCCCCGGCGCGTTTCCATCGGCGAACGCCAGCGGGCGGCCGTGATCCGCGCCCTGGCGCACGAGCCGGCGATCGTGCTGGCCGACGAGCCGACGGCTTCGCTGGACCAGACCAACGCCCTCGACGTCATGACCCTGCTTACCCGAACGGTGGGAAGCCAGGGCGCGGCCCTGATCCTGGTCACCCACGACCGGGCGCTGGCCGAGGGGTTCGGCCTGCCATTGGCCGAATGCCGCCACGATCCGGCGACGCGCACGTCCACCATCGGGTTCGAAAGCTGA
- a CDS encoding ABC transporter permease: MRLRGVQLLRLSAADLADEWPIAVAVVLAIAAVLAPLLVLNGLQTGVIGEIFDRLRADPAMRRITLDATGARRFDADWFEAMRARPDVAFVLPSTRFAAAQVDITPASGEGGPLRVSLVPTGPADPVFDAATPPLGSIAELRLSAAAAARASLGEGDRVFVDVERRRADGRIEAAGIEAAVTAIAPPERHGGVVAFVRPELLHAIEAFRDGFAAPELGFAEGPEREARAVFPNFRLYATRIEDVAGLARHLREDQGLSVSAQEGAIVSAIELDRNIGAVLDAIVILGAAGLAGSLAAIQWAVAARKRRTVAMLNLIGYGRNWLIGFPTVQAVLLAAAGGGAALALAHAAAAWINGYFAASFGAEGAACVITAAAIVQGLLVVLLFSLLPAVLIGLNFTRLEPSDEIREM; encoded by the coding sequence ATGCGGCTGCGCGGTGTCCAGCTCCTGCGCCTGTCGGCGGCGGACCTCGCCGACGAATGGCCGATCGCCGTCGCGGTCGTACTCGCCATCGCCGCCGTGCTGGCGCCGCTGCTGGTCCTGAATGGCCTGCAGACCGGCGTAATCGGAGAGATCTTCGACCGCCTGCGCGCCGACCCGGCGATGCGGCGCATCACACTGGACGCCACCGGCGCCCGTCGTTTCGACGCCGACTGGTTCGAGGCCATGCGCGCGCGGCCCGACGTCGCCTTCGTGCTGCCGTCGACACGTTTCGCCGCCGCCCAGGTGGATATCACCCCGGCTTCAGGAGAGGGTGGCCCGCTCCGCGTTTCTCTCGTGCCCACCGGCCCGGCCGACCCCGTCTTCGACGCCGCAACGCCGCCGCTCGGCTCGATCGCTGAATTGCGTCTATCGGCTGCCGCCGCAGCGCGCGCAAGTCTCGGGGAGGGCGACCGCGTCTTCGTCGATGTGGAGCGCCGACGCGCCGACGGACGGATCGAGGCGGCGGGGATCGAGGCGGCGGTCACGGCCATAGCCCCGCCGGAGCGGCATGGCGGCGTGGTCGCCTTCGTGCGGCCCGAACTGCTGCACGCCATCGAGGCGTTCCGCGACGGCTTCGCGGCGCCCGAACTCGGTTTCGCCGAGGGTCCGGAACGGGAAGCGCGCGCGGTCTTTCCGAATTTCCGTCTCTACGCCACCCGCATCGAGGATGTCGCCGGCCTGGCGCGGCACCTGCGCGAGGACCAGGGACTCAGCGTCAGCGCCCAGGAGGGCGCGATCGTCTCCGCCATCGAACTGGACCGCAATATCGGCGCGGTGCTCGACGCCATAGTCATACTCGGCGCCGCGGGCCTGGCCGGCAGTCTCGCCGCCATCCAGTGGGCGGTGGCGGCGCGCAAGCGCCGCACGGTCGCCATGCTGAACCTGATCGGTTACGGCCGGAACTGGCTGATCGGCTTCCCCACCGTCCAGGCCGTTCTGCTGGCCGCCGCCGGCGGCGGCGCGGCGCTGGCCCTGGCCCATGCCGCCGCAGCCTGGATCAACGGCTATTTCGCGGCGAGTTTCGGCGCCGAGGGCGCGGCGTGCGTGATAACCGCCGCGGCGATCGTCCAGGGTCTTCTGGTGGTGCTCCTATTCTCGCTGTTGCCCGCCGTCCTCATCGGACTCAACTTCACCCGTCTGGAGCCAAGCGATGAAATCCGCGAGATGTAG
- a CDS encoding formylglycine-generating enzyme family protein, with amino-acid sequence MKSARCRLAALLLLAALPAGAQEITWNSESFNPRPLEGDLVLPMPCGGAMAFRKVNVPGSGALDDYRVTLGSHETDRGFAEYRRIAWLAGAFAAAGGGGSRHYYLGKYEVTAMQRAALGETCPDAANPDLELPATEISWAEAMLFAERYSEWLLRNAVGLVPAEEGAVGFLRLPTEAEWEFAARGGTAVGPAEFAERTFVPPGRLDEFVIHDGNSYRELNLIGTVQPNPLGLFDMLGNAAELALEPFRLNAVSHLHGQAGGFVLRGGSYLTRAGEIRTSHREEYPPVDEHGIRRQKTAGFRLALVAPALPSRDRIETVRKAWENLPQEDRNPDGEGAKLAAEQADPVEEARALAEAAPNGEMKRRLENLSFVIAESIRTRNQERDRAARELLSNAVFAARRATFDIVAFQRWKALADAVDDEARKARYMENHAEDYATFEFNLGYYLDRLTRIADDFGQEKLNGQAAVLKVEYADRGLRTLPPLTDRVLGHLEKIRSLGTGARPAIIQSLTDAAANAGK; translated from the coding sequence ATGAAATCCGCGAGATGTAGGCTGGCCGCCCTGCTGCTGCTCGCCGCGCTGCCGGCCGGCGCGCAGGAGATCACCTGGAATTCCGAAAGCTTCAACCCCCGTCCCCTGGAGGGCGACCTGGTGCTGCCCATGCCCTGCGGCGGCGCCATGGCGTTCCGGAAGGTGAACGTGCCCGGCAGCGGCGCCCTCGACGACTACCGCGTCACCCTGGGCAGCCACGAGACGGACCGGGGCTTCGCCGAATACCGGCGCATCGCCTGGCTGGCCGGCGCCTTCGCCGCGGCCGGCGGGGGCGGGAGCCGCCACTACTATCTGGGCAAGTACGAAGTCACGGCGATGCAGCGCGCCGCGCTCGGCGAAACCTGCCCCGACGCCGCCAACCCCGATCTGGAGCTGCCGGCGACGGAGATATCCTGGGCCGAGGCGATGCTGTTCGCCGAGCGCTACTCCGAATGGCTGCTGCGGAACGCCGTTGGTCTCGTGCCGGCTGAGGAGGGCGCTGTCGGCTTCCTGCGCCTGCCGACCGAGGCGGAATGGGAGTTCGCCGCCCGCGGGGGTACCGCCGTAGGCCCGGCCGAATTCGCCGAACGGACCTTCGTGCCGCCGGGCCGCCTGGACGAGTTCGTCATCCACGACGGCAACTCCTACCGGGAACTGAACCTGATCGGCACGGTTCAGCCCAACCCGCTCGGCCTGTTCGACATGCTGGGCAACGCCGCCGAGCTGGCGCTGGAGCCGTTCCGGCTCAACGCGGTCTCCCACCTGCACGGCCAGGCCGGCGGCTTCGTGCTGCGCGGCGGCAGCTACCTGACGCGGGCCGGCGAGATCCGCACCAGCCACCGCGAGGAATATCCGCCGGTCGACGAGCACGGCATCCGGCGCCAGAAGACCGCGGGCTTCCGCCTCGCCCTGGTGGCGCCGGCCCTGCCGTCGCGCGACCGCATCGAGACGGTGCGCAAGGCGTGGGAGAACCTGCCGCAGGAGGACCGCAACCCCGACGGCGAAGGCGCGAAGCTGGCCGCGGAACAGGCCGATCCGGTCGAAGAAGCCCGCGCCCTGGCCGAGGCGGCGCCGAACGGAGAGATGAAGCGGCGGCTGGAAAATCTTTCCTTCGTCATTGCCGAGAGCATCCGCACCCGCAATCAGGAGCGCGACCGGGCGGCCCGGGAGCTGTTGTCGAACGCCGTTTTCGCCGCGCGGCGGGCGACCTTCGACATCGTCGCCTTCCAGCGCTGGAAGGCGCTGGCGGACGCCGTCGACGACGAAGCGCGCAAGGCCCGCTACATGGAAAATCACGCCGAGGATTACGCGACGTTCGAATTCAACCTCGGCTATTACCTCGACCGCCTGACGCGCATCGCCGACGATTTTGGCCAGGAGAAGCTGAACGGGCAGGCGGCGGTGCTGAAGGTGGAATATGCCGACCGCGGACTGCGGACCCTGCCCCCCCTGACGGACCGGGTTCTCGGCCACCTGGAAAAGATTCGAAGCTTGGGAACCGGGGCCAGACCAGCCATAATCCAGTCCTTGACGGACGCCGCAGCCAACGCCGGCAAGTAA
- a CDS encoding NADH:flavin oxidoreductase/NADH oxidase — MTDLFTPFTLKDITLRNRIAMSPMTMYRSVEGRMTDFHVMLMGSRAAGGFGLVFPEQIAITPDGRTSTSCAGIYDDTQMEGLSRIAEIVKDMGAVPAIQLGHTGRKGSENKPWEGKIQLPADDPHGWKVRGPSAIPYGGRYTHPVQELSVDEIREIHGAYADAARRALDCGFEWLEMHFAHGYLGASFFSPLANQRTDDYGGSLENRLRFHREALDAVRAVWPERLPLTVRLGSDDFNRDGVKFDDAVWAISALKAHGLDFADISLGLNTDAMQDVPFDEVGFMVERTTRVRREAGIPVGVSWNLGIPSEANRVIAEGLIDVVFLGRPALANPHWPVMAARELGLEDPLTLMPEDWSWWLRRRPKPEGSLGWPPVSGKVQ, encoded by the coding sequence GTGACCGACCTGTTCACCCCATTTACTCTCAAGGACATAACGCTTCGCAACCGCATCGCGATGTCGCCGATGACGATGTACCGGTCGGTCGAAGGCCGGATGACGGATTTCCATGTGATGCTCATGGGATCGCGCGCGGCCGGCGGCTTCGGGCTGGTATTCCCCGAGCAGATCGCCATCACGCCGGACGGACGGACAAGCACGAGTTGCGCCGGCATCTATGACGATACGCAGATGGAGGGCTTGAGCCGCATCGCCGAGATCGTGAAGGACATGGGCGCGGTTCCGGCCATTCAGCTTGGACACACCGGCCGCAAGGGCAGCGAGAACAAGCCCTGGGAAGGCAAGATCCAGCTTCCGGCCGACGATCCGCATGGCTGGAAGGTGCGCGGCCCCTCGGCCATTCCCTATGGCGGCCGCTATACGCATCCCGTCCAGGAACTCAGCGTGGATGAGATCAGGGAGATTCATGGGGCCTACGCCGACGCCGCGCGCCGGGCCCTCGATTGCGGCTTCGAGTGGCTCGAGATGCATTTTGCGCACGGCTATCTGGGCGCCAGCTTCTTCTCCCCCCTGGCCAATCAGCGCACGGATGATTATGGCGGTAGCCTGGAGAACCGGCTCCGTTTTCATCGCGAGGCGCTGGATGCCGTCCGCGCGGTCTGGCCCGAGCGGCTTCCCCTCACGGTGCGGCTGGGCTCCGACGATTTCAACCGGGATGGCGTGAAGTTCGATGATGCGGTCTGGGCGATTTCGGCGTTGAAGGCGCACGGGCTGGATTTCGCGGATATCAGCCTGGGGCTGAATACCGATGCGATGCAGGATGTTCCCTTCGACGAGGTCGGCTTCATGGTCGAGCGGACCACGCGCGTGCGCCGGGAGGCCGGCATCCCGGTCGGAGTGAGCTGGAATCTGGGCATTCCGTCCGAGGCCAACCGGGTGATCGCCGAGGGGCTGATCGATGTCGTCTTCCTGGGCCGGCCTGCGTTGGCGAATCCGCACTGGCCCGTCATGGCGGCGCGGGAACTGGGACTTGAAGATCCCCTGACGCTCATGCCCGAGGACTGGTCCTGGTGGCTTCGCCGCAGACCGAAGCCCGAGGGCTCGCTGGGCTGGCCGCCCGTTTCCGGGAAGGTGCAGTAG
- a CDS encoding FAD:protein FMN transferase, whose product MNGHSSAHSSLSRRRFIGIAGAAAGLSLLPGGVPAARARTFHWRGVALGADASIQIIHSHAREARRIIDLAVAQIERLEAIFSLYRPDSTLRRLNRDGRLSEPPMELRDLLARAAVVSEVSGGVFDVTVQPLWERLARHFAEQPDSDTLPELDGTLALVDWRGVRIDDHEIVFDRSGMAVTLNGIAQGYITDRVAELLHRNGVDRIALDLGETRAIGRSADGDPWRVGIPDPMRPSRLIGRLDASDRAIATSGGYGLLFDRGGRVSHLMNPRNGETAPADRSVTVVAGEACLADAWSTAFALMETGAVGEKARGAGLEVYLAGAEGTLYRVA is encoded by the coding sequence ATGAACGGACACAGTAGCGCCCACTCGTCTCTCAGTCGTCGGCGTTTCATCGGCATTGCTGGCGCGGCCGCCGGCCTGAGCTTGCTGCCCGGTGGAGTCCCGGCCGCCCGGGCCCGGACCTTTCACTGGCGGGGCGTCGCGCTGGGAGCGGACGCTTCGATACAGATCATTCATTCTCACGCGCGCGAGGCGCGCCGGATCATCGATCTCGCAGTGGCTCAGATCGAACGGCTCGAGGCGATATTCAGTCTCTACCGGCCCGACTCAACGCTCCGGCGGCTGAATCGGGACGGTCGCCTTTCGGAACCGCCGATGGAACTTCGCGACTTACTGGCCAGGGCGGCGGTCGTGAGCGAGGTGAGCGGCGGCGTCTTCGACGTCACCGTGCAACCGCTTTGGGAACGGCTGGCTCGTCACTTCGCCGAGCAGCCGGATTCTGACACTCTGCCCGAGTTGGACGGGACATTGGCGCTCGTCGACTGGCGCGGTGTACGGATCGATGACCATGAGATCGTCTTTGACCGGTCAGGTATGGCGGTCACGCTGAACGGCATCGCGCAAGGCTATATCACCGACCGCGTGGCCGAGTTGCTGCACCGCAACGGCGTCGATCGCATTGCTCTCGATCTTGGTGAGACCCGAGCCATCGGACGCTCGGCCGATGGTGATCCGTGGCGGGTCGGCATCCCGGACCCGATGCGGCCCTCTCGACTGATCGGCCGGCTCGACGCGTCGGATCGGGCCATCGCGACCTCAGGCGGATACGGCCTGCTGTTCGACCGAGGCGGCCGGGTCAGCCATCTGATGAATCCCCGGAACGGTGAGACGGCGCCTGCCGACCGCAGCGTGACCGTGGTCGCCGGGGAGGCATGCCTGGCGGACGCCTGGTCGACCGCATTCGCATTGATGGAAACCGGCGCGGTCGGCGAGAAGGCTCGGGGTGCCGGACTGGAGGTCTATCTCGCCGGGGCGGAGGGCACCCTGTATCGGGTTGCCTGA
- a CDS encoding nitrous oxide reductase accessory protein NosL gives MKSFSYLPFVLAAFLVLAACEEESGAASAVAPQEPGPEDVGHYCGMIVENHSGPKGHIFLSDQTEPLWFSSIRDTLAFTMLPEEPDNIAAIFVNDMGQAKNWDNPEPGSWVAAREAHYVIGSDARGGMGGPAIVPFGDLTAAKRFVEERGGSILAFDEIRQEMVLGPADEGVSETSETGGGSHERTQ, from the coding sequence GTGAAATCCTTCAGCTACTTGCCGTTTGTTCTGGCGGCGTTTCTCGTGCTGGCTGCCTGCGAGGAGGAATCAGGCGCGGCAAGCGCTGTCGCGCCGCAAGAGCCGGGGCCGGAGGATGTCGGCCACTACTGCGGCATGATCGTGGAGAATCATTCCGGGCCGAAGGGGCACATCTTCCTGTCCGATCAGACGGAGCCGCTCTGGTTCAGTTCGATCCGCGACACCCTGGCTTTCACGATGCTGCCCGAAGAGCCCGACAACATCGCCGCCATCTTCGTCAATGACATGGGCCAGGCGAAGAACTGGGACAACCCGGAGCCCGGCAGCTGGGTCGCCGCGCGCGAAGCGCACTACGTCATCGGCAGCGACGCGCGCGGCGGCATGGGCGGGCCGGCGATCGTGCCCTTCGGTGACCTGACTGCGGCGAAACGGTTTGTCGAAGAACGCGGCGGCAGCATCCTCGCGTTCGATGAAATCCGGCAGGAGATGGTGCTCGGTCCGGCTGACGAGGGCGTTAGCGAAACTTCTGAGACAGGCGGAGGCAGTCATGAACGGACACAGTAG
- a CDS encoding ABC transporter permease, translated as MTPLVTIAGQEIRAGIRNRWVLAMTLLLAALALSLVLVGSAPTGAVGASPLAVVIVSLASLTIFLVPLVALMLSFDAIVGEAERGTLLLLMAYPISRWQIVAGKFAGHVVILALATTVGYGAAGVVLWLNAGAEAGAWGAFLALIGTSILLGAVFAALGALASVLVRERATAAGLAVGLWLVLVLLYDAALLGLLVADQGQYVTEALLDTLLLFNPADVYRLINLAGHEAVAQVAGMTLSGHSLLALYGVLAAWVAVPLGLAILFFERKQP; from the coding sequence ATGACGCCGCTCGTCACCATCGCGGGTCAGGAGATCCGCGCCGGCATCCGTAATCGCTGGGTGCTGGCGATGACGCTCCTGCTGGCGGCGCTCGCCCTCAGCCTGGTGCTGGTTGGCAGCGCGCCGACGGGAGCGGTCGGGGCCTCCCCGCTCGCCGTCGTTATCGTCAGCCTGGCCAGTCTGACCATCTTTCTGGTGCCGCTTGTCGCGCTCATGCTCTCATTCGACGCCATCGTCGGGGAGGCCGAACGCGGCACATTACTGCTGCTGATGGCCTATCCGATCTCCCGCTGGCAAATCGTGGCCGGCAAGTTCGCCGGCCATGTCGTCATCCTGGCGCTGGCGACGACCGTCGGATACGGGGCCGCAGGCGTTGTCCTGTGGCTGAACGCGGGCGCGGAGGCCGGCGCGTGGGGCGCGTTCCTGGCCCTGATCGGCACCTCCATCCTGCTGGGCGCCGTGTTTGCCGCGCTTGGCGCACTTGCCAGTGTTCTGGTGCGAGAGCGAGCAACCGCGGCCGGGCTGGCGGTCGGCCTGTGGCTCGTGCTGGTGCTGCTCTACGACGCGGCTCTCTTGGGGCTGCTGGTGGCTGACCAGGGCCAGTACGTCACGGAAGCGCTGCTCGACACGTTGCTGCTGTTCAATCCGGCCGACGTCTACCGGCTGATCAACCTGGCCGGCCATGAGGCCGTTGCGCAAGTCGCCGGAATGACCCTCTCGGGCCATTCCCTTCTGGCGCTCTACGGCGTGCTGGCCGCCTGGGTGGCCGTCCCGCTGGGCCTCGCCATCCTGTTCTTCGAGAGGAAACAGCCGTGA
- a CDS encoding ABC transporter ATP-binding protein, giving the protein MNAVVALDAVSKNYGPVAALESVSLDLVAGETVALAGHNGAGKTTLMKLALGLARPSSGTIRVFGQDPAGRHGARARRRVGFLPESAAFHGAMTGLELLAFYARLKRARVEPLEELLERVGLDHAANRRVGTYSKGMRQRLALAQALIGEPGLLLLDEPTSGLDPDSRMQVYDTIDRLRAEGSTILISTHALAEIESHADRVALLHRGKLLAAGELQALRRKAALPSRITLVVRPCHTERVLSALTVRAEVRARSEERLVLAVPHADKIAALRDIAGLGEAVTDIEITEPGLEALYHSLTREDGR; this is encoded by the coding sequence ATGAACGCCGTCGTCGCCCTGGACGCCGTCTCCAAGAACTACGGCCCCGTTGCCGCGCTGGAGAGCGTCAGCCTGGACCTCGTCGCCGGCGAGACCGTGGCGCTGGCCGGTCACAACGGCGCCGGCAAGACCACCCTCATGAAGCTGGCGCTCGGCCTGGCACGGCCGAGTTCGGGCACGATCCGTGTCTTCGGCCAGGATCCGGCCGGGCGTCACGGGGCCCGTGCGCGGCGCCGCGTCGGCTTTCTGCCCGAAAGCGCCGCCTTCCACGGCGCCATGACCGGGCTCGAATTGCTCGCATTCTACGCTCGGTTGAAGCGTGCGCGCGTCGAACCGCTCGAGGAACTGCTGGAACGGGTTGGCCTCGACCATGCGGCCAACCGGCGCGTCGGCACCTATTCCAAGGGCATGCGCCAGCGACTGGCGCTGGCCCAGGCACTGATCGGTGAGCCAGGACTGCTGCTGCTCGACGAGCCGACTTCCGGCCTGGATCCTGATTCAAGAATGCAGGTCTACGACACGATCGACCGTCTGCGGGCCGAGGGCTCGACGATCCTGATATCGACCCACGCGCTGGCGGAGATCGAGAGTCATGCCGACCGGGTGGCCCTGCTTCATCGCGGCAAGCTACTTGCAGCGGGCGAACTACAGGCGCTGCGCCGCAAAGCTGCCCTACCGTCTCGCATAACCCTTGTGGTCAGGCCTTGCCACACCGAACGGGTGCTGTCGGCGCTCACTGTCCGCGCCGAGGTGCGGGCCCGGAGTGAAGAGCGGCTGGTACTCGCCGTGCCCCACGCCGACAAGATCGCCGCGTTGCGCGACATCGCCGGCCTGGGTGAGGCAGTGACCGACATCGAAATCACCGAGCCGGGGCTGGAAGCGCTCTATCACAGCCTGACGCGGGAGGACGGCCGATGA